The Amaranthus tricolor cultivar Red isolate AtriRed21 chromosome 6, ASM2621246v1, whole genome shotgun sequence genome has a segment encoding these proteins:
- the LOC130815907 gene encoding E3 ubiquitin-protein ligase RMA1H1-like: MAVEQQFDYKSKSDLVTPKDADNLNGSFECNICLDFANEPVVTLCGHLYCWRCIYKWFLVQSASLSSDEYPQCPVCKAEISHTTVIPLYGRGQSPNNSKDLTQGSGTPPRPPACGTRALLNAASQSRHQLLPFRNPYQPPHVQSSSPPEDQAISSSLFNQTSAVMFGEMVYARVFGNSQRLYAYPNFYTTVGGSSSRLLRQAVHIDKCLSRVSFFLVCCVILCLFFF, translated from the coding sequence ATGGCAGTCGAACAGCAGTTTGATTATAAATCTAAATCTGATCTAGTCACTCCAAAAGACGCAGACAATCTAAATGGTTCCTTTGAGTGCAATATCTGCTTGGATTTCGCAAATGAACCTGTAGTCACCTTATGTGGGCACCTGTACTGCTGGCGGTGCATCTATAAGTGGTTTCTTGTGCAGAGCGCCTCTCTTTCTTCAGACGAGTATCCACAATGTCCAGTTTGTAAGGCCGAAATTTCTCACACAACTGTGATCCCACTATACGGCAGAGGTCAATCCCCGAACAACTCTAAAGATCTCACCCAGGGTTCAGGAACACCTCCACGACCACCAGCTTGTGGAACCCGTGCACTGTTGAATGCTGCGTCTCAATCTAGGCACCAGCTTCTTCCATTTCGTAATCCTTATCAACCACCCCATGTTCAGAGTTCTAGTCCGCCTGAAGATCAAGCGATTTCTTCGTCATTGTTCAACCAAACAAGTGCTGTGATGTTCGGGGAAATGGTGTACGCTAGAGTGTTCGGAAACTCGCAGAGATTGTACGCATATCCGAATTTCTACACTACAGTCGGGGGTAGTAGCTCGAGGTTATTAAGGCAAGCTGTGCATATTGATAAATGTTTGAGCAGAGTTTCATTTTTTCTTGTGTGTTGTGTGATTCTTTGC